The proteins below are encoded in one region of Bacillus vallismortis:
- the pheT gene encoding phenylalanine--tRNA ligase subunit beta, translated as MFVSYKWLEDYVDLKGMDPAVLAEKITRAGIEVEGIEYKGEGVKGVVIGHVLEREQHPNADKLNKCLVDIGAEAPVQIICGAPNVDKGQKVAVATVGAVLPGNFKIKKAKLRGEESNGMICSLQELGIESKLVAQEYAEGIFVFPNDAETGNDALAALQLDDAILELGLTPNRADAMNMLGVAYEVAAILDTEVKLPQTDYAAASEQASDYIAVKVEDQEANPLYTAKIIKNVTIASSPLWMQTKLMNAGIRPHNNVVDITNFVLLEYGQPLHAFDYDRFGSKEVVVRKAAENETIVTLDDQERKLSADHLVITNGTKAQAVAGVMGGAESEVQEDTKTILLEAAYFNGQTVRKASKDLGLRSESSVRFEKGIDPARVRLAAERAAQLIHLYAGGEVLAGTVEEDHLTIEANNIHVSADKVSSVLGMTISKEELISIYNRLGFTVGEANELLVVTVPSRRGDITIEEDLIEEAARLYGYDNIPSTLPETAGTTGGLTPYQAKRRKVRRFLEGAGLSQAITYSLTNERKAAAFAIEKSLNTVLALPMSEERSILRHSLVPNLLDSVSYNLARQTDSVALYEVGSVFLTKEEDTKPVETERVAGAVTGLWRKQLWQGEKKPVDFFVAKGIVEGLLDKLNVLDSIEFVQSERKQLHPGRTANILLNGSLIGFIGQVHPSLEKELDIKETYVFELDLHALLAADTAPLVYTAIPKYPSVTRDIALVTDKSVTSGQLESVIKEAGGKLLKDVSVFDVYEGEHMEEGKKSVAFSLQYVNPEQTLTEEEVTKAHSKVLKALEDTYQAVLRG; from the coding sequence ATGTTTGTTTCTTATAAATGGTTAGAGGATTATGTTGATTTAAAAGGCATGGACCCGGCGGTTCTTGCTGAAAAAATTACAAGAGCCGGCATAGAGGTTGAAGGAATTGAATACAAAGGAGAGGGCGTCAAAGGCGTTGTCATCGGCCATGTGCTGGAGCGCGAGCAGCATCCGAATGCTGATAAGCTGAATAAGTGCCTTGTGGATATCGGAGCGGAAGCACCTGTACAAATCATTTGCGGCGCGCCGAATGTGGATAAAGGACAAAAAGTCGCAGTTGCAACAGTCGGAGCGGTGCTGCCGGGCAATTTCAAGATCAAAAAAGCAAAGCTTCGCGGTGAAGAATCAAACGGCATGATTTGTTCTTTGCAGGAGCTTGGCATTGAAAGCAAACTAGTGGCCCAGGAGTATGCGGAAGGCATTTTCGTATTCCCGAATGACGCTGAAACAGGAAACGATGCCTTAGCGGCGTTGCAGCTCGATGATGCGATCCTTGAGCTTGGTTTAACGCCAAACCGCGCGGATGCCATGAACATGCTTGGTGTTGCTTACGAGGTTGCGGCAATTTTAGATACAGAGGTAAAACTTCCGCAAACTGATTATGCGGCAGCATCAGAGCAAGCGTCTGATTACATCGCTGTCAAAGTCGAAGATCAAGAAGCGAACCCGCTATACACTGCAAAAATCATTAAAAACGTCACGATTGCTTCGTCACCGCTTTGGATGCAGACGAAGCTGATGAATGCAGGCATTCGCCCGCACAACAATGTCGTTGACATCACAAACTTTGTCCTGCTGGAATACGGACAGCCGCTTCACGCCTTTGATTATGACAGATTCGGCTCCAAGGAAGTTGTAGTTAGAAAAGCAGCTGAAAATGAAACGATCGTAACCCTTGATGATCAAGAACGTAAGCTGTCTGCCGATCACCTTGTCATTACGAACGGAACGAAAGCGCAAGCCGTTGCCGGTGTCATGGGAGGAGCAGAGTCAGAGGTTCAGGAAGATACGAAAACGATTTTGCTTGAGGCTGCGTACTTCAACGGACAGACGGTTCGCAAGGCTTCCAAAGATCTTGGTCTGAGAAGTGAATCAAGCGTCAGATTTGAAAAAGGCATCGATCCGGCGCGCGTACGTCTTGCGGCAGAACGGGCTGCACAGCTAATCCATCTGTATGCCGGCGGTGAAGTGCTCGCTGGAACGGTTGAAGAAGATCACCTGACAATCGAAGCGAATAACATTCATGTTTCTGCTGACAAAGTGAGCAGCGTCCTCGGCATGACAATCAGCAAAGAAGAACTGATCAGCATATACAATCGTCTAGGTTTTACTGTCGGTGAAGCGAATGAACTTCTCGTTGTGACAGTTCCATCACGCCGCGGTGACATTACAATCGAAGAGGATTTAATTGAAGAAGCCGCAAGACTGTACGGCTACGATAACATTCCGTCAACGCTTCCTGAGACAGCGGGAACAACAGGCGGATTAACGCCATATCAGGCAAAACGCCGTAAAGTCAGACGTTTTCTTGAAGGCGCAGGCTTGTCACAAGCGATCACTTACTCATTGACAAACGAGAGAAAAGCAGCAGCGTTTGCAATTGAAAAATCACTGAACACTGTGCTTGCACTTCCAATGAGTGAAGAAAGAAGCATTCTCAGACACAGTCTTGTTCCGAATCTGCTTGACTCCGTTTCTTACAACTTGGCGAGACAGACGGACTCAGTCGCACTGTACGAAGTCGGCTCCGTTTTCCTGACAAAAGAAGAGGATACAAAACCTGTTGAAACAGAACGTGTGGCAGGAGCAGTTACCGGATTATGGCGCAAGCAGCTGTGGCAGGGCGAGAAAAAACCAGTTGATTTCTTTGTCGCCAAGGGCATTGTGGAAGGGTTGTTAGACAAATTGAATGTCCTTGACAGCATTGAATTTGTTCAATCTGAACGCAAACAGCTGCACCCGGGCAGAACAGCGAACATTCTATTAAATGGTTCTCTTATCGGCTTCATCGGCCAAGTCCATCCTTCATTGGAAAAAGAACTGGATATCAAAGAGACATACGTGTTTGAGCTTGATCTTCATGCGTTGCTCGCAGCGGATACAGCGCCGCTTGTTTACACGGCGATTCCAAAATATCCGTCTGTGACACGTGATATCGCGCTTGTCACAGATAAATCCGTCACAAGCGGCCAACTCGAGAGCGTGATTAAAGAGGCTGGCGGCAAGCTTCTGAAAGACGTATCCGTCTTTGACGTATACGAAGGCGAGCATATGGAGGAAGGCAAAAAGTCAGTCGCTTTCTCCCTTCAATATGTCAACCCTGAACAAACACTGACTGAAGAAGAAGTGACAAAGGCCCACAGCAAAGTGCTGAAAGCGCTGGAAGACACGTATCAGGCTGTTTTGAGAGGTTAA
- the rnhC gene encoding ribonuclease HIII — MSHSVIKVSLSAIDQMKTTYSGSLTASVPQGAVFQAKPPGCTITAYQSGKVLFQGKNAAAESARWGTAVPQEKKKTSKKPADPRYAPPANIAGMSIIGSDEVGTGDYFGPMTVVCAYVDKTMIPLMKELGVKDSKDLKDPQIIEIARNLIKTIPYSLLVLKNEKYNSMQEKGMSQGKMKALLHNQAITHLLKKMDGVKPEAILIDQFAEPGVYFNHLKGRDIVKERTYFSTKAEGIHLSVAAASIIARYSFLMEMDKLSREAGMTLPKGAGPHVDEAAAKLILTKGASALRTFTKLHFANTQKAQRLADRKRS, encoded by the coding sequence GTGTCCCATTCTGTGATAAAAGTATCGTTGTCTGCTATTGACCAAATGAAAACGACATACAGCGGTTCGCTTACTGCTTCTGTTCCGCAGGGAGCTGTTTTTCAGGCGAAACCGCCAGGCTGTACCATTACAGCATACCAATCCGGCAAGGTCTTGTTTCAAGGCAAAAACGCAGCGGCAGAATCCGCACGCTGGGGAACAGCAGTGCCGCAGGAAAAGAAGAAAACGTCCAAAAAGCCGGCCGACCCCCGCTACGCCCCTCCGGCAAATATCGCCGGAATGTCTATTATCGGCTCTGACGAGGTCGGAACCGGAGATTACTTTGGCCCGATGACGGTTGTATGCGCGTACGTCGACAAAACCATGATTCCTTTAATGAAAGAACTCGGTGTGAAGGACTCTAAAGACTTAAAAGACCCGCAAATCATCGAGATTGCCCGAAATCTGATCAAAACCATTCCGTACAGCCTGCTGGTCTTAAAAAATGAAAAGTACAACAGCATGCAGGAAAAAGGCATGAGCCAAGGGAAAATGAAAGCATTGCTTCACAATCAAGCCATCACCCATTTGTTGAAAAAAATGGACGGGGTAAAGCCTGAAGCCATTTTGATTGACCAATTCGCTGAGCCTGGCGTCTACTTCAATCATTTAAAGGGCAGAGACATTGTGAAGGAGCGGACCTATTTCAGCACGAAGGCTGAAGGCATTCACTTGTCAGTCGCCGCCGCTTCCATCATTGCGAGATATTCGTTTTTAATGGAAATGGATAAACTGTCGCGTGAGGCAGGAATGACACTTCCGAAAGGGGCAGGCCCGCACGTGGATGAAGCGGCCGCCAAGCTGATCCTTACAAAAGGGGCCTCCGCTCTCAGAACCTTTACAAAACTCCATTTTGCCAATACGCAAAAAGCGCAGCGCCTTGCTGATAGAAAACGTTCATAG
- the zapA gene encoding cell division protein ZapA, which produces MSDGKKTKTTVDIYGQHFTMIGEESKAHMRYVAGIVDDKMREINEKNPYLDINKLAVLTAVNVVHDYVKLQEKYEKLERQLKEKD; this is translated from the coding sequence TTGTCTGACGGCAAAAAAACAAAAACAACCGTTGACATTTACGGCCAGCACTTCACGATGATCGGTGAAGAAAGCAAAGCCCATATGAGGTATGTCGCCGGAATTGTTGATGATAAAATGAGAGAAATCAATGAAAAAAATCCATACCTTGATATAAATAAACTTGCAGTGCTGACAGCTGTAAATGTGGTGCACGATTATGTCAAATTACAAGAGAAATATGAGAAACTGGAGCGTCAGCTTAAAGAAAAGGATTGA
- a CDS encoding CvpA family protein translates to MLDIIILILLLMGTLLGLKRGFILQFIRLTSFILSIAFAALFYKDVAPHVKWIPAPDFSAGQPALSFFTGNLEAAYYNAIAFIILFITAKILLRIIGSFLSIVAGIPVIKQINQVLGAVLGFLEVYLFTFVLLYVASVLPVDALQQMMGQSSLANVIINHTPYLSGLLEELWTQYGA, encoded by the coding sequence ATGCTGGATATCATCATCTTAATCTTGCTCCTGATGGGGACTTTACTGGGATTAAAACGCGGTTTTATTTTGCAGTTTATCCGCCTGACGAGCTTTATTTTATCGATCGCCTTTGCGGCTTTATTTTATAAAGATGTGGCGCCCCATGTAAAGTGGATTCCCGCGCCCGACTTCTCAGCGGGACAGCCGGCTCTTTCTTTTTTTACGGGAAATCTGGAAGCAGCCTATTATAATGCGATTGCGTTTATCATTTTATTTATTACCGCGAAAATTTTACTGAGAATCATAGGCTCATTCTTGAGTATTGTAGCGGGCATTCCGGTCATTAAACAAATCAACCAAGTGCTGGGCGCCGTGCTCGGTTTTCTGGAAGTCTATTTATTTACATTTGTGCTGCTGTATGTCGCATCCGTGCTACCGGTAGATGCTTTACAGCAAATGATGGGGCAATCGTCTCTGGCAAATGTGATCATTAACCATACACCGTATTTGTCAGGGCTTTTAGAAGAGCTGTGGACACAGTACGGAGCATAA
- the polX gene encoding DNA polymerase/3'-5' exonuclease PolX → MHKKDIIRLLETIAVYMELKGDNPFKVSAFRKAAAALEQDDRSLSEMDDIMSLSGIGKGTYSVIKEYIDEGKSSTLEALQQEVPEGLVPLLKLPGLGGKKIAKLYKELGVHDAESLKEACEQQKVQGLAGFGKKSEEKILQALGEAGKQPERFPIGYALRIARDIEEHLSQFTDIIKFSRAGSLRRARETVKDLDYIIATDHPAEVREQLLALPNIKSVIASGDTKVSVILSFEYETSVDFRLVTEEQFPTTLHHFTGSKDHNIKMRQIAKERGERISEYGVETVETGDIKTFPSEREFYAHFGLPLIPPELRESGQEVETYSDSIELIEPGHIKGDLHMHSTWSDGAFSIREMAEACMNKGYQYMAITDHSQYLKVANGLTAERLKQQAKEIDALNAEFENFRILKGVEMDILPDGTLDYDDDVLADMDIVIASIHSSFNQPEHVIMKRLETALANKHVDIIAHPTGRLIGRRAGYEIDIDKLIELAKKTNTALELNANPARLDLRTEHLIKANEQGVTLVINTDAHNIEMLDDMKTGVTAARKGWTETKNVLNARSLEDVEAFLKRND, encoded by the coding sequence ATGCATAAAAAAGATATTATCCGGCTGCTTGAAACCATTGCAGTCTATATGGAACTGAAAGGGGACAACCCGTTTAAAGTATCCGCCTTCCGAAAAGCAGCGGCAGCCCTGGAACAGGATGACCGCAGTTTATCAGAAATGGACGATATCATGTCGTTGTCCGGCATTGGAAAAGGAACGTACAGCGTCATAAAAGAGTATATAGATGAAGGAAAGTCAAGTACGCTCGAAGCGCTGCAGCAAGAAGTGCCGGAAGGGCTCGTGCCATTATTAAAGCTGCCGGGGCTCGGCGGCAAAAAAATCGCAAAGCTGTATAAGGAGCTCGGCGTACATGATGCAGAATCCCTGAAAGAAGCCTGTGAACAGCAAAAGGTACAAGGTCTTGCGGGCTTCGGCAAAAAATCAGAAGAAAAAATATTACAGGCGCTCGGTGAAGCCGGAAAACAGCCTGAACGGTTCCCGATCGGCTACGCCCTTCGGATCGCCCGGGACATTGAGGAGCATCTTTCTCAATTTACAGATATCATCAAGTTTTCTCGTGCCGGTAGTCTCCGCAGAGCCCGGGAAACGGTGAAGGATCTGGATTATATCATCGCCACAGATCACCCGGCTGAAGTAAGAGAGCAGCTTCTTGCACTGCCAAACATCAAAAGCGTCATCGCGAGCGGAGATACGAAGGTGTCTGTCATTCTTTCCTTTGAATATGAAACAAGCGTCGATTTCCGTCTTGTAACGGAAGAGCAGTTTCCGACAACTCTGCATCATTTTACAGGATCAAAAGATCACAATATTAAGATGCGCCAAATCGCCAAAGAACGCGGCGAGCGAATCAGTGAATACGGCGTCGAGACAGTTGAAACCGGAGACATCAAAACATTCCCGAGTGAACGTGAATTTTATGCGCATTTCGGACTGCCGCTGATTCCGCCGGAGCTCCGCGAAAGCGGGCAAGAAGTGGAAACCTACAGCGACAGCATCGAATTGATAGAGCCCGGGCACATCAAAGGAGATCTCCACATGCACTCCACGTGGAGCGATGGCGCGTTTTCGATCAGAGAGATGGCTGAAGCATGCATGAATAAAGGCTATCAATATATGGCGATCACCGATCACTCGCAATATTTAAAGGTCGCCAACGGGCTGACTGCAGAAAGACTCAAGCAGCAGGCAAAAGAAATTGACGCGCTCAATGCGGAATTCGAGAATTTCCGGATCTTGAAAGGCGTCGAGATGGATATCCTGCCTGATGGCACGCTTGATTATGATGACGACGTGCTGGCAGACATGGATATCGTCATTGCATCGATTCATTCCAGCTTTAATCAGCCGGAACACGTCATTATGAAACGGCTTGAGACGGCACTGGCCAACAAGCATGTTGACATTATCGCACATCCGACCGGTCGCCTGATCGGCAGACGAGCCGGATATGAAATCGACATTGACAAGCTGATTGAGCTTGCGAAGAAAACAAATACGGCGCTAGAACTCAACGCCAACCCTGCGCGTCTCGATCTGCGCACAGAGCATTTAATCAAAGCAAACGAACAAGGGGTTACATTGGTCATTAATACCGACGCCCATAACATTGAAATGTTAGACGATATGAAAACCGGCGTTACTGCCGCGCGCAAAGGATGGACGGAAACGAAAAACGTTCTGAATGCCCGATCGCTTGAAGACGTAGAGGCATTCCTGAAGCGCAACGATTAA
- a CDS encoding endonuclease MutS2 has translation MQQKVLSALEFHKVKEQVIEHAASSLGKEMLLALQPSASIDEIKKQLDEVDEASAIIRLRGQAPFGGLVDIRGALRRAEIGSVLSPAEFTEISGLLYAVKQMKHFISQMAEDGVDIPLIHQHAEQLITLSDLERDINSCIDDHGEVLDHASETLRGIRTQLRTLESRIRDRLESMLRSSSASKMLSDTIVTIRNDRFVIPVKQEYRSSYGGIVHDTSSSGATLFIEPQAIVDMNNSLQQAKVKEKQEIERILRMLTEQTAEHTEELFQDLHVLQTLDFIFAKARYAKAVKATKPLMNDSGFVRLKKARHPLLPAEQVVANDIELGGDFSTMVITGPNTGGKTVTLKTLGLLTLMAQSGLHIPADEGSEAAVFEHVFADIGDEQSIEQSLSTFSSHMVNIVGILEQVNENSLVLFDELGAGTDPQEGAALAMSILDDVHRTNARVLATTHYPELKAYGYNREGVMNASVEFDIETLSPTYKLLIGVPGRSNAFEISKRLGLPDHIIGQAKSEMTAEHNEVDTMIASLEQSKKRAEEELSETEAIRREADKLHKELQQQIIELNSKKDKMLEEAEQQAAEKVKAATKEAEDIIHELRSIKQEHRSFKDHELINAKKRLEGAVPTFEKSKKPEKPKTQKRNFKPGDEVKVLTFGQKGTLLEKTGGSEWNVQIGILKMKVKEKDLEFIKSAPEPKKEKIITAVKGKDYHVSLELDLRGERYENALSRVEKYLDDAVLAGYPRVSIIHGKGTGALRKGVQDLLKNHRSVKSSRFGEAGEGGSGVTVVELK, from the coding sequence GTGCAGCAAAAAGTATTATCAGCTCTCGAATTTCATAAAGTGAAAGAACAGGTGATTGAGCACGCCGCATCATCGCTCGGAAAAGAGATGTTACTCGCGCTTCAGCCTTCTGCTTCTATAGACGAAATCAAAAAACAGCTGGATGAAGTAGACGAAGCTTCTGCCATTATCCGCCTGAGAGGCCAGGCGCCTTTTGGCGGCCTTGTTGATATCAGAGGTGCGTTAAGGCGGGCGGAAATCGGCAGCGTTCTCAGTCCCGCAGAATTTACTGAAATCTCAGGCCTGCTTTACGCAGTGAAACAAATGAAACATTTTATCAGCCAAATGGCTGAAGACGGTGTCGACATTCCGCTGATCCATCAGCATGCGGAACAGCTGATTACGCTGTCCGATTTAGAGCGGGACATTAATTCCTGCATCGATGATCACGGAGAAGTGCTTGATCACGCGTCAGAAACATTAAGAGGAATCCGCACACAGCTCAGGACACTCGAATCGAGAATCAGAGACCGGTTAGAGTCAATGCTGCGTTCCTCCTCCGCTTCAAAAATGTTGTCTGATACGATTGTTACGATTCGGAATGACCGCTTTGTGATTCCAGTCAAACAAGAGTACAGATCAAGCTACGGGGGAATTGTGCACGATACCTCTTCCTCTGGCGCGACACTGTTCATTGAACCGCAGGCGATTGTCGATATGAACAACTCGCTTCAGCAGGCGAAAGTGAAAGAAAAACAAGAAATTGAACGGATTTTGCGCATGCTGACAGAGCAAACGGCGGAACACACAGAAGAGCTCTTTCAAGATTTGCACGTGCTGCAGACACTTGACTTTATTTTTGCAAAGGCAAGATACGCTAAAGCGGTCAAAGCGACAAAACCGCTGATGAACGACAGCGGCTTTGTTCGTTTGAAAAAAGCCCGCCATCCATTGCTTCCGGCTGAACAGGTGGTTGCTAATGATATTGAACTTGGCGGCGATTTTTCAACCATGGTCATTACAGGGCCAAACACCGGAGGGAAAACAGTCACCCTTAAAACATTAGGCCTATTAACCTTAATGGCGCAATCCGGTCTTCATATTCCGGCAGATGAAGGATCAGAAGCGGCAGTATTTGAGCATGTATTCGCTGATATCGGTGATGAACAGTCGATTGAGCAAAGCTTAAGTACGTTCTCGTCCCATATGGTGAACATTGTCGGCATTTTAGAACAGGTCAATGAAAACAGCCTGGTCCTTTTCGATGAGCTGGGCGCAGGGACAGATCCGCAAGAAGGGGCTGCCCTCGCCATGAGCATCTTGGATGACGTGCATCGCACCAATGCAAGAGTGTTAGCCACCACGCACTATCCGGAATTAAAGGCGTATGGCTATAACAGAGAAGGCGTCATGAACGCGAGCGTCGAATTTGACATCGAAACGCTGTCGCCGACCTATAAACTGTTAATTGGTGTGCCGGGACGAAGCAACGCCTTCGAAATTTCAAAACGCCTTGGGCTCCCGGACCATATCATCGGGCAGGCGAAATCAGAAATGACGGCCGAGCACAACGAAGTCGATACGATGATTGCGTCGCTGGAACAAAGCAAAAAACGTGCGGAAGAAGAGCTTTCTGAGACGGAGGCTATCAGAAGAGAAGCAGATAAGCTGCATAAAGAGCTACAGCAGCAAATCATCGAGCTCAACAGCAAAAAAGACAAAATGCTCGAGGAGGCTGAACAGCAAGCGGCTGAAAAAGTAAAAGCGGCAACGAAAGAAGCCGAAGACATTATTCACGAATTGCGCTCAATCAAACAAGAACACAGATCCTTCAAGGATCACGAACTGATCAACGCGAAGAAACGGCTAGAAGGCGCAGTTCCTACCTTTGAAAAGTCCAAAAAACCGGAAAAACCGAAAACGCAAAAACGCAATTTCAAGCCTGGTGATGAGGTGAAAGTCCTCACCTTTGGGCAAAAAGGAACACTGCTTGAAAAAACCGGCGGCAGTGAATGGAATGTCCAAATCGGCATTTTAAAGATGAAAGTAAAAGAAAAAGATTTGGAGTTTATCAAATCAGCTCCGGAACCCAAAAAAGAAAAAATCATTACGGCTGTTAAAGGAAAGGATTATCACGTATCGCTCGAACTTGATCTTCGCGGCGAACGCTATGAAAATGCCCTCAGCCGTGTTGAAAAATACTTGGATGATGCAGTCTTAGCGGGATATCCAAGAGTGTCAATCATCCACGGAAAAGGAACTGGCGCTTTAAGAAAAGGCGTGCAGGATCTTTTGAAAAACCATCGCAGCGTCAAAAGCTCCCGTTTCGGTGAAGCAGGTGAGGGAGGATCAGGCGTTACGGTTGTTGAACTAAAATAA
- a CDS encoding DUF350 domain-containing protein has translation MSDFWENELVEIAAYYSVAVLCLVLFLTVFELVTAYKNWEEIQKGNLAVAMATGGKILGIANVFQHSISQHNSLLQMIGWGVYGFVMLLLSYFIFEFLTPRFKIDKEIENDNRAVGFISFVISVGLSFVVAAGI, from the coding sequence ATGAGTGATTTTTGGGAAAACGAGCTTGTGGAAATCGCGGCGTATTACAGTGTCGCGGTTCTCTGCCTCGTCCTCTTTTTGACTGTGTTTGAGCTGGTGACAGCTTATAAAAACTGGGAAGAGATTCAAAAAGGAAATCTTGCGGTGGCAATGGCGACCGGCGGAAAAATTTTAGGAATCGCAAACGTATTTCAGCATTCCATTTCCCAGCACAATTCTCTGCTGCAAATGATCGGCTGGGGCGTTTACGGGTTTGTCATGCTTCTGCTCAGCTACTTTATTTTTGAGTTTTTGACTCCGCGGTTTAAAATTGATAAGGAAATCGAAAATGATAACCGGGCTGTCGGTTTTATTTCATTTGTCATTTCTGTCGGGCTTTCATTTGTGGTGGCAGCCGGAATATAA